In Elaeis guineensis isolate ETL-2024a chromosome 1, EG11, whole genome shotgun sequence, a genomic segment contains:
- the LOC105038131 gene encoding protein VERNALIZATION 3 isoform X2, with protein sequence MIRGRDPLVLGQIIGDVLDPFVRSASMRVVYNGKELTNGTGLRPSAVEHEPWVEIGGNDQRRLYTLVMVDPDAPSPSNPTYREYLHWLVTDIPETADANFGNTIVSYESPRPSAGIHRIVFVLFRQETRQTVDAPGWRQNFETRDFAAYYNLGPPAAALYFNCQRESGCGGRR encoded by the exons ATGATACGAGGGAGGGACCCTTTGGTCTTAGGACAAATCATTGGTGATGTCCTGGATCCTTTTGTGCGGTCCGCTAGCATGAGAGTAGTGTACAATGGTAAGGAACTCACTAATGGGACGGGGCTGAGGCCATCTGCTGTGGAGCATGAGCCATGGGTAGAGATTGGAGGGAATGACCAAAGGAGGCTCTACACCCTT GTGATGGTGGATCCTGATGCACCAAGCCCAAGCAATCCCACCTATCGAGAGTATCTGCATTG GTTGGTGACTGACATCCCGGAAACAGCTGATGCAAATTTTG GAAATACAATAGTCAGCTACGAGAGCCCACGACCATCAGCTGGGATTCACCGTATTGTGTTTGTCCTTTTCCGACAGGAGACACGGCAAACCGTTGATGCACCCGGGTGGCGCCAAAACTTCGAAACCAGGGACTTCGCAGCATATTATAACCTTGGACCGCCTGCTGCTGCCTTATACTTCAACTGCCAGAGGGAGAGTGGTTGTGGTGGAAGAAGGTAG
- the LOC105038131 gene encoding protein HEADING DATE 3A isoform X1 — translation MIRGRDPLVLGQIIGDVLDPFVRSASMRVVYNGKELTNGTGLRPSAVEHEPWVEIGGNDQRRLYTLVMVDPDAPSPSNPTYREYLHWLVTDIPETADANFGLT, via the exons ATGATACGAGGGAGGGACCCTTTGGTCTTAGGACAAATCATTGGTGATGTCCTGGATCCTTTTGTGCGGTCCGCTAGCATGAGAGTAGTGTACAATGGTAAGGAACTCACTAATGGGACGGGGCTGAGGCCATCTGCTGTGGAGCATGAGCCATGGGTAGAGATTGGAGGGAATGACCAAAGGAGGCTCTACACCCTT GTGATGGTGGATCCTGATGCACCAAGCCCAAGCAATCCCACCTATCGAGAGTATCTGCATTG GTTGGTGACTGACATCCCGGAAACAGCTGATGCAAATTTTG GGCTGACCTGA